From one Plasmodium malariae genome assembly, chromosome: 12 genomic stretch:
- the PmUG01_12026600 gene encoding 60S ribosomal protein L6-2, putative: MGKPVKAKTSVKNDEGEKYYIVKGKKKVLIPVNAKKTIAKKYYGRKLASKKKYMVQRKIRKSIEVGKIAIILTGKHMGKRCIITKILKSGLLAVVGPYEVNGVPLKRVDARYIVVTSTDIFKFKNISGLKDEFVKLTEDINDDSFLKSLDLKKKQKKLLKNKNEALFMNDVIAKIRQFRKEDPKVQKIEKIQKSLGALLKPEILKDKVFTAYLQSRFTLRNDMALHKMRF; the protein is encoded by the coding sequence ATGGGTAAGCCAGTTAAGGCAAAAACGAGTGTAAAAAATGACGAGGGAGAAAAATACTATATTGtgaaaggaaagaaaaaagtgtTAATTCCAGTGAATGCTAAAAAAACAATagctaaaaaatattatgggAGGAAATTagcatcaaaaaaaaaatatatggttcaaagaaaaataagaaaatcaATCGAGGTAGGAAAGATtgcaataatattaacagGAAAACACATGGGTAAAAGAtgtataataacaaaaattttaaaatcaGGTTTACTAGCAGTTGTTGGCCCATATGAAGTCAATGGAGTACCATTAAAAAGAGTTGATGCAAGATATATAGTTGTTACGTCAACggacatttttaaatttaaaaatatttcaggGTTAAAAGATGAATTTGTCAAACTAACTGAAGATATTAATGATGATTCATTTTTGAAGTCTTtggatttaaaaaaaaaacaaaagaaattacttaaaaataaaaatgaagctCTTTTTATGAATGATGTTATTGCAAAAATAAGACAATTTCGAAAAGAAGACCCCAAAGtacaaaaaattgaaaaaatacaaaaaagtcTTGGAGCATTATTAAAACCAGAAATTCTGAAAGATAAAGTTTTTACCGCTTATCTGCAGTCGAGGTTTACCTTGAGAAATGATATGGCTTTGCATAAAATGAGATTCTAA